One window of Bacteroides sp. AN502(2024) genomic DNA carries:
- a CDS encoding DUF6046 domain-containing protein — MRYAKCTARADGQTLATYDVAPSAARKTSSPRSMVGMDGTVKEYINEGDYQINIVVGVVAVRASHRWTNTPEDGLRELRAFFDEKAAIDVHSVFLEIFDIGSIVIKSFSVSQDTASNYQSASISAMSDGDYNVYSTEY, encoded by the coding sequence ATGCGTTATGCGAAATGCACTGCGCGAGCAGACGGCCAGACGCTCGCCACCTACGACGTGGCGCCATCAGCCGCGCGAAAAACATCGTCACCACGCAGTATGGTCGGCATGGACGGCACGGTGAAAGAATACATCAACGAGGGCGACTACCAGATAAACATCGTTGTCGGTGTGGTCGCTGTCCGAGCGAGTCATCGCTGGACGAATACACCCGAAGACGGGCTGCGCGAGCTTCGCGCCTTTTTCGACGAAAAGGCGGCCATCGACGTGCACAGCGTCTTTTTAGAGATATTCGACATCGGTAGTATCGTGATAAAGAGTTTTTCTGTATCGCAGGACACGGCGAGCAACTACCAAAGCGCGAGCATTTCGGCCATGAGCGACGGGGATTATAACGTGTACAGTACAGAGTATTAA